A genome region from Clostridium pasteurianum includes the following:
- a CDS encoding metallophosphoesterase, whose protein sequence is MKTMLITIGNIILELLILFLYTMLWYYVGKKGSRILFTKRGKANSKIYWTVFWFLAFSFILAAIARSTISINNRLTETLTVIGAVSIALFFYLIILFPMTDIMKFILNKLGFSGNMRNYLSVVYGRGISIFAVVIVIFCFGFWHANHQSVTNYKLNINKKAGNIKTLNVVMVSDVHMGIMIRENGINKMVNSINKLKPDIVFFCGDMVDESTPTSLKKYYGREFKNIKSKYGVYSITGNHEYYSDNVSETIKYMKKANVRTLQDEAVKVDNSFYVVGRNDSASGKKPKPLKDILKGRNKALPIIELNHKPVALDEAEKNGVDLQLSGHTHDGQVFPFNLTTNLVFKDAYGYLNEGNFKLIVTSGYGTWGPPMRIGTKGEIVDIKLKFVK, encoded by the coding sequence TTGAAAACAATGTTAATTACAATTGGAAATATTATTTTAGAGCTATTAATACTATTTTTATATACAATGCTGTGGTATTATGTTGGAAAAAAAGGCAGCAGAATATTATTTACTAAAAGGGGAAAAGCAAATTCAAAAATCTATTGGACTGTATTTTGGTTTTTGGCATTTTCATTTATTTTAGCTGCTATAGCAAGAAGTACTATATCTATAAATAATAGATTAACTGAAACTTTGACAGTAATAGGTGCGGTTTCAATAGCTTTGTTCTTTTATCTTATAATATTATTTCCAATGACAGATATAATGAAGTTTATTCTTAACAAACTAGGGTTTAGCGGAAACATGCGAAATTATTTAAGTGTAGTTTATGGTAGAGGAATTTCAATTTTTGCAGTTGTTATAGTTATATTTTGCTTTGGATTCTGGCATGCAAATCATCAATCAGTAACTAACTACAAATTAAATATAAATAAAAAGGCAGGAAATATAAAAACACTTAATGTTGTAATGGTATCTGATGTACATATGGGAATAATGATTAGGGAAAATGGAATTAATAAGATGGTAAATTCCATAAATAAACTTAAGCCAGATATAGTTTTTTTCTGCGGTGATATGGTAGATGAAAGTACACCTACAAGTTTAAAGAAATATTATGGAAGAGAATTTAAAAACATAAAATCAAAATATGGTGTTTATTCCATTACTGGAAATCATGAATATTATTCTGACAATGTGTCTGAAACTATTAAATATATGAAAAAAGCAAATGTTAGGACTTTGCAGGATGAAGCGGTTAAGGTTGATAATAGCTTTTATGTAGTAGGGAGAAATGATTCAGCTAGTGGTAAAAAGCCAAAACCTTTAAAGGATATTTTAAAAGGTAGGAACAAAGCACTGCCGATTATAGAGCTTAACCACAAACCAGTAGCATTAGATGAAGCAGAGAAAAATGGAGTGGATTTGCAGCTCTCAGGTCATACTCATGATGGGCAAGTATTTCCTTTTAATCTTACAACAAATTTAGTTTTTAAAGATGCCTATGGATATTTAAATGAAGGAAACTTCAAATTGATAGTTACATCTGGGTATGGAACCTGGGGGCCTCCTATGAGAATAGGGACAAAAGGGGAGATCGTTGATATTAAGCTTAAATTTGTGAAGTAA
- a CDS encoding CPBP family intramembrane glutamic endopeptidase — MNKNFKIALISLIAVILGIILEQTIINFFRIHGLSILNNPALSNAILEIVVMVIPCLIVKKFSNQKLNLRLIGITFHGQMKNIFFGMAVVFADIMVLYLTFWGMKFMSFKGLGFEFYTGSEVIKSVLSVFLIAIFAGICEEIFFRGVLLNYLSKAKGNLLALILSSIIFTIFHTSRYHDFLMLISVFIMAIVLGYSFIYTNSLCLGIGIHFAVDFFTNLVSLNEPNLFIINLSNKLNSYSFEKIFICGIVIIMIFIFMLIFGVKKIRGENEYELKETR, encoded by the coding sequence ATGAATAAAAATTTTAAAATAGCTTTAATTTCTTTAATTGCAGTTATTTTAGGAATAATTTTAGAGCAGACAATAATTAATTTCTTTAGAATTCATGGTTTAAGTATATTAAATAATCCTGCACTTTCAAATGCTATTTTAGAAATTGTAGTTATGGTTATTCCTTGTTTGATTGTAAAGAAATTTAGTAATCAAAAGCTCAATTTAAGGCTTATAGGAATAACATTTCATGGTCAAATGAAGAATATATTTTTCGGAATGGCCGTTGTTTTTGCAGACATTATGGTTTTATATTTAACCTTTTGGGGAATGAAGTTTATGAGCTTTAAAGGCTTAGGCTTTGAATTTTACACAGGAAGTGAAGTTATAAAGAGTGTGCTTAGTGTTTTTCTTATAGCAATTTTTGCAGGAATTTGTGAGGAGATTTTTTTTAGAGGAGTTTTATTAAATTACTTATCTAAAGCTAAAGGGAATTTATTAGCACTCATATTGAGTTCAATTATTTTTACTATATTTCATACAAGTAGGTATCACGATTTTTTAATGCTAATCAGTGTTTTTATAATGGCAATTGTTCTAGGGTACAGTTTTATATATACTAATTCTTTGTGCTTGGGAATTGGAATCCACTTTGCAGTGGACTTTTTTACTAATTTAGTAAGTCTTAATGAACCAAATCTTTTTATAATAAATTTAAGTAATAAATTAAACTCTTATAGCTTTGAAAAAATTTTTATTTGTGGAATTGTTATTATAATGATTTTTATTTTTATGCTAATTTTTGGGGTGAAAAAGATAAGGGGGGAGAATGAATATGAGCTTAAGGAAACTAGATAA
- a CDS encoding ABC transporter permease, producing the protein MIKLIKNELIKMLFKKKIILIIAIILLESCSFAYGENNRYERTVRSYTNTNSTANYNWRPTINQQIQDLQNKLKYKSVKKSDEKSINIQIEQYKYYLKNNMNPVTPTSSKFTSEIMGESVSLLLPLLIIILSADIVSSEFSYRTIKVLLTRAIPRWKILLSKYIALIIMSALVVLLTALIPLGVSVIAFHYNGFFEPVITGYKIIGGKVDSSSVVGIYQWQYLMIMCALSFFISVVIASISFMVSIFVKSTAASIGIMMAALIGGNILSAFLDDIEAAKYFFVVNLNLPQYLTGKARIVSGMNFNFSMLVLIVWTVLSVVISFIVFNKKDVLV; encoded by the coding sequence TTGATAAAACTCATAAAAAATGAGCTTATAAAAATGTTATTTAAGAAAAAAATTATTTTGATTATAGCAATTATATTATTAGAAAGCTGTTCATTTGCATATGGAGAAAACAATAGGTATGAAAGAACAGTGAGGAGTTATACTAATACGAATAGCACTGCTAATTATAACTGGAGGCCTACTATAAATCAGCAGATTCAGGATTTACAAAATAAATTAAAGTACAAAAGTGTTAAAAAATCTGATGAAAAATCTATTAATATTCAGATTGAGCAGTATAAATATTATCTTAAAAATAATATGAATCCTGTTACACCAACTTCATCAAAGTTCACCTCTGAAATTATGGGGGAGTCAGTGTCACTACTTTTGCCACTTTTGATAATAATACTATCGGCAGATATTGTGTCTTCGGAATTTTCATATAGGACTATAAAAGTGCTTTTAACAAGGGCAATTCCAAGATGGAAAATACTTTTAAGTAAGTATATAGCACTTATAATAATGTCAGCGCTGGTTGTATTACTAACTGCCCTAATACCATTAGGTGTGTCAGTAATAGCTTTTCACTATAATGGTTTTTTTGAGCCTGTTATAACTGGTTACAAAATTATTGGAGGAAAAGTTGATTCATCCAGTGTTGTAGGGATATATCAGTGGCAGTATTTAATGATTATGTGTGCCTTGAGTTTTTTCATATCTGTAGTTATTGCTTCAATATCATTTATGGTATCAATTTTTGTGAAAAGTACTGCGGCATCAATTGGCATAATGATGGCGGCTTTAATTGGTGGAAATATTTTGAGTGCCTTTTTAGATGACATAGAAGCGGCAAAGTACTTTTTTGTAGTGAATTTAAATTTACCTCAATATCTTACGGGAAAAGCTAGAATAGTATCAGGTATGAATTTCAATTTTTCAATGTTGGTTTTGATTGTATGGACAGTTCTTTCAGTAGTGATAAGTTTCATTGTTTTTAATAAAAAGGATGTACTTGTATAA
- a CDS encoding biotin transporter BioY: MKIKTRDMILVALFAALTVVGGYISIPVGSVPISLQSFFSLLSGLLLGPYLGALSQLIYVILGIVGLPVYAGGTGGISSVFHPSFGYLIGFIIAPIIVGIITRSSKVGILRVAVACILGSLSIYIIGLPYMYIILRYVSNVNIGILKTFETGFFIFIPGDAVKCIIASIIGVKILPAIRKIRRRNNALEH; this comes from the coding sequence ATGAAAATAAAAACGAGAGATATGATTTTAGTAGCGCTATTTGCAGCTTTAACGGTTGTGGGTGGATATATAAGTATACCAGTTGGGAGTGTACCTATATCACTTCAGAGTTTTTTTAGTTTACTTTCTGGATTATTACTTGGACCATATTTAGGGGCATTATCACAATTAATTTATGTAATACTTGGAATTGTAGGTTTGCCAGTGTATGCGGGTGGAACCGGGGGAATTTCATCTGTTTTTCATCCATCCTTTGGATATTTGATTGGATTTATTATAGCACCCATTATAGTTGGTATTATTACAAGGAGCAGCAAAGTGGGAATTTTAAGAGTAGCAGTTGCATGCATTTTAGGAAGCTTATCAATTTATATAATAGGCTTGCCTTATATGTATATAATACTAAGGTATGTTTCAAATGTTAATATAGGTATACTTAAGACTTTTGAAACAGGTTTCTTTATATTTATTCCAGGGGATGCTGTTAAGTGTATAATAGCATCAATTATAGGTGTTAAAATACTTCCTGCCATTAGAAAAATAAGGAGAAGGAACAATGCTTTGGAACATTAA
- a CDS encoding CPBP family intramembrane glutamic endopeptidase — protein MPSIMGIATIGYFGGVQKIKLLLKKITNWRFNAIFYIFSLLPLTAQAFLSYFICSIIGFNIKVFVNRSYEGFKTDSVLGILVLFIVIILFGGPLNEEFGWRGFLLPRLQKKFHPVYSAVIVGVVWSLWHLPMFFISGTGYDNFLIYMIETIILSIEITWVYNKTDGSLLFPVLIHGIDNTYGAVLNSSGRVPVLTYIVVIVIAVFIVIDMCRKTSKKVGVI, from the coding sequence ATGCCAAGCATTATGGGTATAGCTACTATAGGATATTTTGGTGGGGTACAAAAAATAAAGCTGCTACTAAAGAAAATTACCAATTGGAGATTTAATGCTATTTTTTATATATTTTCATTGCTACCTTTAACTGCGCAAGCATTTTTAAGTTATTTTATATGTAGTATTATTGGATTTAACATAAAAGTTTTTGTTAATCGTAGTTATGAAGGTTTTAAAACAGATAGTGTTCTAGGTATCCTTGTTCTATTTATAGTAATAATATTATTTGGAGGACCTTTAAATGAGGAATTTGGCTGGAGGGGATTTTTACTTCCAAGGCTTCAAAAGAAATTTCACCCAGTTTATTCAGCTGTAATTGTAGGAGTAGTATGGTCACTCTGGCACCTACCTATGTTTTTTATTTCGGGTACTGGATATGACAATTTTTTAATTTATATGATAGAGACTATAATATTATCTATAGAGATTACTTGGGTTTATAATAAAACTGATGGAAGCTTGTTATTCCCAGTTTTGATTCATGGAATTGATAATACATATGGAGCTGTATTAAATTCTTCTGGAAGAGTACCTGTGCTAACTTATATAGTGGTTATAGTAATTGCTGTTTTTATAGTAATTGATATGTGCAGAAAGACATCAAAAAAGGTGGGAGTGATATGA
- a CDS encoding CPBP family intramembrane glutamic endopeptidase: protein MSLRKLDKNFKIAIMALALTTIAACIFGGFTLLMSKTKLELFNNGTVNTLILEIIVTIVPCLVVKKNSGGKFNLELISMKFEGNSLSDLFKGMGISILMITTLVVVLMVTKIISIKGLGFEFAAVNKVIWSIFLVSLVAIFAGICEEIFCRGILLNYLAKWKGEIFALIVSSIIFTAFHITRYQDINSLTNVFLMGIILGRLL from the coding sequence ATGAGCTTAAGGAAACTAGATAAAAATTTTAAAATTGCAATTATGGCACTTGCTTTAACCACAATTGCTGCATGCATATTTGGAGGTTTTACTTTACTTATGAGTAAAACGAAACTCGAATTATTTAACAATGGAACAGTAAATACTTTAATTCTAGAGATAATAGTTACAATTGTACCATGCTTAGTAGTTAAAAAAAATAGTGGTGGAAAATTTAATTTAGAACTTATTTCTATGAAATTTGAAGGAAATAGTTTAAGCGATTTATTTAAAGGTATGGGAATTTCAATACTTATGATTACAACTTTGGTAGTAGTTTTAATGGTTACTAAAATTATAAGCATCAAGGGTCTGGGTTTTGAATTTGCAGCAGTGAATAAGGTGATTTGGTCTATATTTTTAGTTTCTTTAGTTGCAATTTTTGCAGGAATTTGTGAGGAAATATTTTGTAGAGGAATTTTGCTTAATTATTTAGCTAAGTGGAAAGGTGAAATTTTTGCTTTAATAGTAAGCTCTATTATATTTACAGCATTTCATATTACCCGTTATCAAGATATTAATTCTCTCACTAATGTTTTTCTTATGGGAATTATACTTGGAAGGCTTTTATAG
- a CDS encoding ABC transporter ATP-binding protein — translation MEREVLLIKDVHKTIHGREIIKGISFSIKEGEVLGFLGPNGAGKSTTLRMIVGLSRPTSGEIEICGYSVLNDYVKAMENVGCIIEGPDLYEYMSGRDNLEMLADMDKNVTKEDIEYAVNLVNMGKSIKDKVSTYSLGMKQRMGLAQALMKRPKLLILDEPTNGLDPAGINDLRNLIQKLSKEEKISVLISSHLIAEIELICDKVSIIKDGKVLKNAFVSEILKTKEVFWQLDNNEKGREILEKYWNVSARIKEDKLEASVDEGKLMEINSSFVDNGLKIKFASSKQKNLEDLFLSITGDK, via the coding sequence ATGGAGAGGGAAGTTTTACTAATTAAAGATGTACATAAAACTATACATGGTAGGGAAATTATAAAGGGAATAAGTTTCTCGATAAAAGAAGGAGAGGTTTTAGGTTTTTTAGGACCAAATGGAGCTGGTAAATCTACTACTTTAAGAATGATTGTGGGACTTTCAAGGCCAACTTCAGGTGAAATTGAAATTTGCGGATATTCTGTATTGAACGATTATGTTAAAGCTATGGAAAATGTGGGGTGCATAATAGAAGGACCGGATTTATATGAGTACATGAGTGGAAGAGATAATCTGGAAATGCTTGCGGATATGGATAAGAATGTAACAAAGGAAGATATTGAATATGCAGTTAACTTAGTCAATATGGGGAAAAGCATTAAGGATAAGGTGAGTACGTATTCTCTTGGGATGAAGCAGAGGATGGGATTGGCTCAGGCACTTATGAAAAGACCTAAACTTCTCATTTTAGACGAACCAACAAATGGGCTTGATCCTGCTGGAATAAATGACCTCAGGAATCTCATACAAAAGCTTTCAAAGGAAGAAAAAATATCGGTACTCATTTCAAGTCACCTTATAGCGGAAATTGAACTGATATGTGATAAGGTTTCAATAATAAAGGATGGAAAAGTTCTTAAAAATGCTTTTGTATCAGAAATTCTTAAAACTAAAGAGGTATTCTGGCAGCTTGATAATAATGAAAAGGGAAGAGAAATATTAGAAAAATATTGGAACGTATCAGCTAGAATTAAAGAAGATAAGCTTGAAGCTTCAGTAGACGAAGGAAAATTAATGGAGATAAATAGCTCATTTGTAGATAATGGGCTGAAAATTAAATTTGCCAGCAGCAAGCAGAAAAATCTTGAAGACTTATTTTTAAGCATTACTGGTGATAAGTAG
- a CDS encoding SGNH/GDSL hydrolase family protein — MIKKIMAAIVTICAAIIFGISIFGIKEALSLTTAPRDKYIAKSTTKTASVNPSKFLSNTYNVLVMGDSLAKGTGDENGKGFGGYFSDYLKSKKNKNVKTDNIAINGDVSNGLLKVVENKDNNDLIKNANIIFISIGGNEIKGFRSEGSLTSMEVKSVENNYLNNIRNIFKFIRNKNSKCIVIFIGLYNPFGTEIANDKVQLLNSWNYDTQNIVTSDSNSVFVPTYDIFQYNTKKYLTIDNFHPNSSGYKAIAERIEQILENKVN; from the coding sequence ATGATTAAAAAAATAATGGCGGCTATAGTAACTATATGTGCTGCAATAATTTTTGGAATATCAATATTTGGAATTAAAGAGGCATTGAGTTTAACAACGGCTCCAAGGGACAAGTATATAGCTAAAAGTACAACTAAAACTGCAAGTGTCAATCCATCTAAATTTTTAAGCAATACTTACAATGTATTGGTGATGGGAGATTCACTGGCCAAAGGAACCGGTGATGAAAATGGAAAGGGCTTTGGTGGATACTTTTCTGATTATCTTAAAAGTAAGAAAAATAAAAATGTTAAAACTGACAATATAGCAATTAATGGAGATGTGTCAAATGGTCTTCTTAAAGTAGTGGAGAATAAGGATAACAACGATTTAATAAAAAATGCTAATATTATATTCATATCCATTGGTGGAAATGAGATAAAGGGATTTAGAAGTGAAGGCAGTTTAACAAGTATGGAGGTAAAAAGTGTTGAAAATAATTACTTAAATAATATAAGAAATATATTTAAATTTATAAGAAATAAAAATTCTAAATGTATTGTTATATTTATAGGGCTATATAATCCTTTTGGAACTGAAATTGCTAATGATAAGGTTCAGCTTCTAAATTCCTGGAATTATGATACTCAAAATATTGTTACTAGTGATTCAAATTCTGTTTTTGTTCCCACTTATGATATTTTTCAATATAATACAAAGAAATATCTTACAATAGACAACTTCCATCCTAATAGTTCTGGGTATAAAGCTATAGCCGAGAGGATAGAACAGATACTGGAAAATAAAGTAAATTAA
- a CDS encoding methyltransferase family protein, which yields MDFTDFTKFTNMFEYKVYLYALGFMFLSEFIIWVFTSIGNKENSKKSDKGSIWAIIFGYCLSIYISYYFTGSAVNAFIKNLMFPHFFYYIGIFLIITGTIIRAYSVWTLKKAFTLSVQTTSDQHLIQKGFYHYVRNPAYTGSILSLLGIAFSLRNILSPIVVLIICIICYGIRIKVEEKALKKQFNKEFEDYCKHTYCLFPFIW from the coding sequence TTGGATTTTACTGATTTCACAAAATTTACAAATATGTTTGAATACAAGGTATATCTTTATGCCCTTGGATTTATGTTTTTATCTGAATTTATAATATGGGTATTTACTTCAATTGGAAACAAAGAAAATAGTAAAAAATCTGATAAAGGTTCAATTTGGGCAATAATTTTTGGATACTGTCTAAGTATTTATATAAGCTATTATTTTACAGGCTCAGCGGTAAATGCATTTATAAAAAATCTTATGTTCCCACATTTCTTTTACTATATAGGAATCTTCTTAATAATAACAGGTACGATAATTCGTGCTTACTCTGTTTGGACACTAAAAAAAGCATTCACATTATCTGTACAAACCACATCTGATCAACATTTAATACAAAAAGGATTTTATCATTACGTAAGAAATCCTGCCTATACTGGAAGCATTCTTAGTCTTTTAGGTATAGCATTTTCGCTGCGAAATATATTATCACCTATAGTTGTCTTAATTATCTGCATAATATGCTATGGAATTAGAATAAAAGTTGAAGAAAAAGCATTAAAAAAACAGTTTAATAAAGAATTTGAAGACTACTGTAAACACACTTACTGTCTATTCCCATTTATATGGTAA
- a CDS encoding sensor histidine kinase — MNKLISLWILVKPKIRYLFLMYTAFLLYTNSKIISTRSSILILLDAFLIIYTFITLNKNHDKQYSNSFFIISICIYSLIWIFGHCDNIYYFILLDDLFDIKNSKRRNIFLIFHASIFAFIICFKSLSEESFSNSINDIAFLFLIYALIIITYFSIHKLRWDRDKLKILNSNLIEYSFKEKEFLISNERNRISQELHDSIGHSLMALSMNVRYLKAIKGTQKMDKELDDIDDLVKESIDTLRNTVYNLRKLDENLCFNEQVKNIINKFNELDIVKINFDCDKSIENTSVHIKNVLLTTIKEGITNGLKHGNPNEINISVESITSNKNVPLIKLLITNNGTGCKNIIKSHGLNGITERIESVNGSVTFKSPNGKGFIIEALIKGN, encoded by the coding sequence ATGAATAAACTTATTTCACTATGGATTTTGGTAAAGCCTAAAATAAGATACCTTTTTTTAATGTATACTGCTTTCCTACTTTATACAAATTCTAAAATAATCAGTACACGTTCAAGTATTTTAATTTTATTAGATGCTTTTCTCATAATTTACACTTTTATTACATTAAATAAAAATCATGATAAACAATATAGTAATTCTTTTTTTATAATCTCTATATGTATATATAGTTTAATTTGGATTTTTGGTCACTGCGATAATATATACTATTTTATTTTACTCGACGATTTATTTGATATCAAAAACAGTAAACGTCGAAATATTTTTTTGATTTTTCATGCTTCAATTTTTGCCTTTATAATTTGCTTTAAATCACTATCAGAAGAAAGTTTTTCTAACAGCATAAATGATATAGCTTTTTTATTTTTAATTTACGCATTGATTATAATAACTTATTTTTCAATTCACAAACTTAGGTGGGACAGGGATAAACTTAAAATACTAAACTCAAATTTAATAGAATATTCCTTTAAAGAAAAAGAATTTTTAATTTCAAACGAAAGAAATAGAATTTCCCAGGAGCTTCACGACTCCATAGGTCATTCACTCATGGCTCTTTCTATGAATGTAAGATATTTAAAAGCTATAAAGGGCACTCAAAAAATGGATAAAGAACTTGATGATATAGATGATTTAGTAAAAGAAAGCATAGATACTCTTAGAAATACAGTATACAATTTAAGAAAGCTAGATGAAAACTTGTGCTTCAATGAGCAAGTAAAAAACATAATAAACAAATTCAACGAACTTGATATAGTAAAAATTAATTTCGATTGTGATAAATCAATAGAAAATACATCAGTACATATAAAAAACGTTTTACTTACCACCATAAAAGAAGGAATAACCAATGGTTTAAAACATGGTAACCCTAATGAAATAAATATTTCTGTAGAATCAATAACTTCGAATAAAAATGTACCATTAATAAAATTACTTATTACTAATAATGGTACGGGATGTAAAAATATAATTAAATCACATGGACTCAATGGAATTACAGAAAGAATAGAAAGTGTTAATGGCAGCGTAACCTTTAAAAGCCCTAATGGCAAGGGTTTTATTATAGAGGCTTTAATAAAGGGAAACTAA
- a CDS encoding alpha/beta fold hydrolase, whose protein sequence is MIFKEFGNKNNPVIIFLHGGGLSWWSLKPQIEALQKDYFIVTPIIDGHGDDWDNTFISIKKSAEQVICYIKNNCNGKVFAICGLSIGAQIVVEILSEECDITENAVIESALVYPMKISTKLIVPMYNLCYGLIKRKWYSKLQAKTLNVPEELFESYYKDSSRMTKHSLINMTKSNGNYPMPQTLCNTKAKTLILVGERELSIMKKSAKLLHNTVKGSSLKILEKYGHGEISLIHTDKYIDLLKHFFESTNQ, encoded by the coding sequence ATGATATTCAAAGAATTTGGAAATAAAAACAATCCAGTTATCATCTTTCTTCATGGCGGAGGCCTATCCTGGTGGTCATTGAAACCACAAATTGAAGCACTGCAAAAAGATTATTTTATTGTCACACCAATTATCGATGGTCATGGTGATGATTGGGATAATACCTTTATAAGTATAAAAAAATCGGCAGAACAGGTTATTTGCTATATAAAAAATAATTGTAACGGAAAAGTTTTTGCAATTTGCGGTCTTTCCATAGGCGCTCAAATTGTTGTAGAAATACTATCAGAAGAATGTGATATTACCGAAAATGCTGTTATAGAAAGTGCTCTAGTTTATCCTATGAAAATTTCCACAAAATTAATTGTACCAATGTACAATCTGTGTTATGGATTAATCAAAAGAAAATGGTATTCAAAGCTGCAAGCTAAAACATTAAATGTACCTGAAGAATTATTTGAATCTTACTATAAGGACAGTTCACGAATGACAAAACACTCTCTAATCAATATGACAAAAAGTAATGGTAATTATCCAATGCCTCAAACCTTATGCAATACAAAAGCAAAAACATTAATATTGGTTGGCGAAAGGGAACTATCAATTATGAAAAAGTCTGCAAAGCTACTGCATAATACTGTAAAAGGTAGCTCTTTGAAAATCCTAGAGAAATATGGTCATGGAGAAATTAGTTTAATTCATACAGATAAATATATTGATTTGCTAAAGCATTTCTTTGAGAGTACAAATCAATAA
- a CDS encoding response regulator transcription factor, giving the protein MIRVMIADDQAIIREGLKKILSLDNEIEVVSQASNGYEVLENLSKHIVDIILMDVRMPKMDGIKCSSLVKKDYPNVKIIILTTFNEDDYIFDGIDSGISGYLLKDSEIDYIIKSIKESFNNKMMFDPSVTPKLVNALSTRNTKPNKAEVLDLLTDREKDIVKLVIDGKSNNEISDILFISEGTVKNYISKILKKLNLKRRTQLSALFLKNNL; this is encoded by the coding sequence ATGATTAGAGTAATGATTGCAGATGACCAGGCAATAATACGTGAAGGCTTAAAAAAAATATTAAGTTTAGATAATGAAATAGAAGTAGTATCACAAGCCTCAAATGGATATGAAGTTCTTGAAAATTTAAGTAAACATATTGTAGATATAATACTGATGGATGTAAGAATGCCAAAAATGGACGGAATAAAATGTTCTAGTCTCGTAAAAAAAGATTACCCTAACGTCAAAATAATAATACTTACAACCTTTAATGAGGATGACTATATTTTTGATGGAATTGACAGCGGCATCAGTGGATATTTACTTAAGGACAGCGAAATTGACTATATTATAAAAAGCATAAAAGAATCCTTTAATAATAAAATGATGTTTGATCCAAGTGTCACCCCAAAACTTGTAAATGCTTTATCTACTAGGAACACAAAACCAAATAAAGCTGAAGTTTTAGATTTATTAACAGATAGAGAAAAGGATATTGTAAAGCTTGTTATTGATGGAAAGAGCAATAATGAAATATCAGACATCCTCTTTATTTCGGAAGGCACAGTTAAAAATTATATATCAAAAATTTTAAAAAAATTAAATCTGAAAAGAAGAACTCAATTATCCGCGCTTTTTCTAAAAAATAATCTTTAA